One genomic window of Arachis stenosperma cultivar V10309 chromosome 10, arast.V10309.gnm1.PFL2, whole genome shotgun sequence includes the following:
- the LOC130954128 gene encoding CLAVATA3/ESR (CLE)-related protein 25, producing MGSGGVGRGRLILGILGFILVTWLMLTAISANRLHRQAKKTVMVVPLRVNAMSKQLKLVSMMKRHSKSEMIFVSKRRVPNGPDPIHNRRAVKYRQPPTQA from the exons atgggTAGTGGTGGTGTAGGCAGGGGAAGGTTGATTCTTGGAATTTTGGGATTCATATTAGTTACATGGTTGATGCTAACAGCAATATCGGCTAACCGTCTTCATCGACAAGCGAAGAAGACGGTTATGGTGGTTCCATTAAGAGTGAATGCGATGTCAAAGCAGTTAAAGTTGGTTAGTATGATGAAGAGGCATTCAAAATCTGAAATGATCTTTGTAAGCAAGAGAAGAGTTCCTAATGGACCTGATCCAATTCACAACAG gagAGCAGTGAAATATAGACAGCCGCCAACACAAGCTTGA
- the LOC130956146 gene encoding uncharacterized protein LOC130956146, with amino-acid sequence MAVSSPSSCSSPSILSPLILNTKTNLGSSSSNSSPFPHLFTFSSSRTNNRPLSLIVSSYTKSENGLASKDKKILLEKYGYDVDADDYFSQSSSKSKRRKEQPKMKRGKQVKEDSAEEAKPPRTTHKLLQVLGGTARRTKLLSPKGMDVRPMMEVVKGAAFDILQAAGGCPASLRPGRWLDLYSGTGSVGIEALSRGCSEVHFVEMDPWVVSDVLRLNLEATGFLDASIIHTVRVEKFFERADQFVGNSGPFDYISVTPPYTQVDYGVLMRQISESSLVGQDTFIIVEYPLKTDMLDSCGCLVKITDRRFGRTLLAIYGPTWAQKKRR; translated from the exons ATGGcggtttcttctccttcttcttgttcttcacCTTCAATACTCTCACCTCTCATTCtaaacaccaaaacaaatcttggttcatcatcatcaaattcttctccttttcctcaTCTCTTCACTTTCTCTTCTTCTCGCACCAATAATCGACCCCTCTCTCTCATAGTCTCATCTTACACTA AATCGGAAAATGGATTGGCGAgtaaagataaaaaaatcttaCTTGAGAAGTATGGTTACGATGTTGATGCTGATGACTACTTTTCTCAATCGTCTTCCAAG TCAAAGAGGAGAAAGGAGCAACCTAAGATGAAGAGAGGGAAGCAAGTGAAAGAAGATTCAGCAGAGGAAGCTAAGCCTCCAAGGACTACACATAAGTTGCTTCAG GTTCTTGGAGGGACGGCTCGAAGGACGAAGCTGCTCTCACCAAAGGGCATGGATGTGCGCCCCATGATGGAAGTGGTAAAAGGTGCAGCATTTGATATATTACAG GCGGCTGGTGGCTGTCCTGCATCATTGAGACCAGGGCGCTGGTTAGACTTGTACAGCGGTACAGGTTCTGTTGGTATTGAAGCTCTCAGCCGAGGATGTTCCGAG GTGCATTTTGTGGAGATGGATCCTTGGGTTGTATCGGATGTTTTGCGTCTAAATTTAGAGGCGACTGGATTCCTTGATGCCTCAATCATACATACTGTCCGTGTCGAAAAATTCTTTGAACGGGCAGATCAATTTGTAG GAAACAGTGGCCCATTTGATTACATCAGTGTCACCCCTCCATACACACAAGTTGACTATGGGGTGCTCATGAGGCAAATTTCAGAGTCATCCTTGGTTGGACAAGACACTTTTATT ATTGTTGAGTATCCTTTAAAAACCGACATGTTGGATTCATGCGGGTGCCTTGTAAAG ATAACCGACAGGCGATTTGGCCGGACTCTCTTGGCGATTTACGGACCAACATGGGCTCAAAAGAAGAGGAGATGA